A window from Drosophila subobscura isolate 14011-0131.10 chromosome O, UCBerk_Dsub_1.0, whole genome shotgun sequence encodes these proteins:
- the LOC117899770 gene encoding peripheral plasma membrane protein CASK isoform X11, which translates to MAANDERQEQVCCCCGCCCSGSTAAAVIALGNAASAPQPQSHLEVFQWIGLETAELLPAYVTRYYNSLHHQALLHSHDVVARDVYGEEALRVTPPPMVPYLNGDEMDNVEGGELQHVTRVRLVQFQKNTDEPMGITLKMTEDGRCIVARIMHGGMIHRQATLHVGDEIREINGQPVQHQSVGQLQRMLREARGSVTFKIVPSYRSAPPPCELFRIRPAPVLIFVRAQFDYNPLDDELIPCAQAGISFQVGDILQIISKDDHHWWQARLDTVGGSAGLIPSPELQEWRIACQTVDKTKQEQGEPGAGCSAHADGCDGSAVNCSIFGRKKKQCRDKYLAKHNAIFDNLDVVTYEEVVKVPVGDPNFQRKTLVLLGAHGVGRRHIKNTLISKYPDKYAYPIPHTTRPAKPEEESGRSYYFVSHDEMMADIAANEYLEYGIHPGTHEDAMYGTKLDTIRRIHTDGKMAILDVEPQALKILRTAEFTPYVVFIAAPSLQNIADYDGSLERLAKESEMLRQMYGHFFDMTIVNNDISDTISALETAIDRVHTTPQWVPVSWLY; encoded by the exons ATGGCGGCCAACGATGAGAGGCAGGAGCAagtgtgttgttgctgtggctgctgctgctccggatccaccgccgccgccgtcatCGCTTTGGGTAATGCCGCTTCAGCGCCTCAGCCGCAATCCCATCTGGAGGTTTTCCAGTGGATTGGCCTGGAGACGGCCGAGCTGCTGCCCGCATACGTAACCCGCTACTACAACAGTCTGCACCATCAG GCCCTGCTCCATAGCCACGATGTGGTGGCCCGAGATGTGTACGGTGAGGAGGCGCTGCGCGTTACCCCGCCACCGATGGTGCCCTACCTCAATGGCGATGAGATGGACAATGTGGAGGGCGGCGAGCTGCAGCATGTGACCCGGGTACGGTTGGTGCAGTTCCAAAAGAACACGGACGAGCCCATG GGTATTACGCTGAAGATGACCGAGGATGGGCGCTGCATTGTGGCAAGGATTATGCATGGGGGGATGATACATCGACAGGCAACGCTGCATGTGGGCGACGAGATACGGGAGATCAACGGCCAGCCGGTGCAGCATCAGTCGGTGGGCCAATTGCAACGAATGCTG CGCGAGGCACGCGGTTCTGTTACCTTCAAGATAGTTCCTTCGTACCGTAGCGCTCCGCCACCCTGCGAG CTTTTCAGGATCAGACCCGCTCCGGTGCTT ATTTTCGTGCGCGCACAATTTGATTATAATCCGCTGGATGATGAGCTTATACCCTGCGCCCAGGCGGGCATATCATTCCAAGTGGGCGACATACTGCAG ATCATTAGCAAGGACGATCATCACTGGTGGCAGGCGAGACTGGACACGGTTGGTGGCTCGGCGGGATTGATACCATCGCCGGAGCTGCAGGAGTGGCGCATTGCCTGCCAGACGGTCGACAAAaccaagcaggagcagg GAGAACCGGGTGCTGGATGTTCCGCTCACGCAGATGGGTGTGATGGATCGGCAG TAAACTGTTCGATATTCGGGCGCAAGAAGAAGCAGTGTCGGGACAAGTACTTGGCCAAGCATAATGCCATATTCGATAATCTAGATGTGGTCACATACGAAGAGGTTGTCAAGGTGCCAG TTGGTGATCCGAATTTTCAGCGCAAAACGTTGGTGCTATTGGGTGCCCATGGGGTGGGCAGGCGGCATATTAAAAACACTTTGATTTCCAAGTATCCCGATAAGTACGCCTATCCCATACCAC ATACAACGAGACCTGCTAAGCCCGAGGAGGAGAGTGGACGCAGCTATTACTTTGTCTCGCACGACGAAATGATGGCGGACATCGCCGCAAATGAGTACTTGGAATATG GAATCCACCCAGGCACGCACGAGGATGCGATGTATGGCACCAAGCTGGACACTATCCGacgcatacacacagacgGCAAGATGGCCATATTGGATGTGGAGCCGCAGGCCCTGAAGATACTACGCACAGCCGAATTCACGCCCTATGTGGTCTTCATAGCGGCTCCCTCGCTGCAGAATATCGCCGAT TACGATGGGAGCCTGGAGCGTCTGGCAAAGGAATCGGAAATGCTGCGTCAAATGTATGGCCATTTCTTTGATATGACGATTGTGAACAACGACATTAGCGATACGATTTCCGCGCTGGAAACGGCCATCGACCGAGTGCACACCACTCCCCAATGGGTGCCTGTCTCGTGGCTCTACTGA
- the LOC117899770 gene encoding peripheral plasma membrane protein CASK isoform X12 has protein sequence MAANDERQEQVCCCCGCCCSGSTAAAVIALGNAASAPQPQSHLEVFQWIGLETAELLPAYVTRYYNSLHHQALLHSHDVVARDVYGEEALRVTPPPMVPYLNGDEMDNVEGGELQHVTRVRLVQFQKNTDEPMGITLKMTEDGRCIVARIMHGGMIHRQATLHVGDEIREINGQPVQHQSVGQLQRMLREARGSVTFKIVPSYRSAPPPCEIFVRAQFDYNPLDDELIPCAQAGISFQVGDILQIISKDDHHWWQARLDTVGGSAGLIPSPELQEWRIACQTVDKTKQEQVNCSIFGRKKKQCRDKYLAKHNAIFDNLDVVTYEEVVKVPVGDPNFQRKTLVLLGAHGVGRRHIKNTLISKYPDKYAYPIPHTTRPAKPEEESGRSYYFVSHDEMMADIAANEYLEYGTHEDAMYGTKLDTIRRIHTDGKMAILDVEPQALKILRTAEFTPYVVFIAAPSLQNIADYDGSLERLAKESEMLRQMYGHFFDMTIVNNDISDTISALETAIDRVHTTPQWVPVSWLY, from the exons ATGGCGGCCAACGATGAGAGGCAGGAGCAagtgtgttgttgctgtggctgctgctgctccggatccaccgccgccgccgtcatCGCTTTGGGTAATGCCGCTTCAGCGCCTCAGCCGCAATCCCATCTGGAGGTTTTCCAGTGGATTGGCCTGGAGACGGCCGAGCTGCTGCCCGCATACGTAACCCGCTACTACAACAGTCTGCACCATCAG GCCCTGCTCCATAGCCACGATGTGGTGGCCCGAGATGTGTACGGTGAGGAGGCGCTGCGCGTTACCCCGCCACCGATGGTGCCCTACCTCAATGGCGATGAGATGGACAATGTGGAGGGCGGCGAGCTGCAGCATGTGACCCGGGTACGGTTGGTGCAGTTCCAAAAGAACACGGACGAGCCCATG GGTATTACGCTGAAGATGACCGAGGATGGGCGCTGCATTGTGGCAAGGATTATGCATGGGGGGATGATACATCGACAGGCAACGCTGCATGTGGGCGACGAGATACGGGAGATCAACGGCCAGCCGGTGCAGCATCAGTCGGTGGGCCAATTGCAACGAATGCTG CGCGAGGCACGCGGTTCTGTTACCTTCAAGATAGTTCCTTCGTACCGTAGCGCTCCGCCACCCTGCGAG ATTTTCGTGCGCGCACAATTTGATTATAATCCGCTGGATGATGAGCTTATACCCTGCGCCCAGGCGGGCATATCATTCCAAGTGGGCGACATACTGCAG ATCATTAGCAAGGACGATCATCACTGGTGGCAGGCGAGACTGGACACGGTTGGTGGCTCGGCGGGATTGATACCATCGCCGGAGCTGCAGGAGTGGCGCATTGCCTGCCAGACGGTCGACAAAaccaagcaggagcagg TAAACTGTTCGATATTCGGGCGCAAGAAGAAGCAGTGTCGGGACAAGTACTTGGCCAAGCATAATGCCATATTCGATAATCTAGATGTGGTCACATACGAAGAGGTTGTCAAGGTGCCAG TTGGTGATCCGAATTTTCAGCGCAAAACGTTGGTGCTATTGGGTGCCCATGGGGTGGGCAGGCGGCATATTAAAAACACTTTGATTTCCAAGTATCCCGATAAGTACGCCTATCCCATACCAC ATACAACGAGACCTGCTAAGCCCGAGGAGGAGAGTGGACGCAGCTATTACTTTGTCTCGCACGACGAAATGATGGCGGACATCGCCGCAAATGAGTACTTGGAATATG GCACGCACGAGGATGCGATGTATGGCACCAAGCTGGACACTATCCGacgcatacacacagacgGCAAGATGGCCATATTGGATGTGGAGCCGCAGGCCCTGAAGATACTACGCACAGCCGAATTCACGCCCTATGTGGTCTTCATAGCGGCTCCCTCGCTGCAGAATATCGCCGAT TACGATGGGAGCCTGGAGCGTCTGGCAAAGGAATCGGAAATGCTGCGTCAAATGTATGGCCATTTCTTTGATATGACGATTGTGAACAACGACATTAGCGATACGATTTCCGCGCTGGAAACGGCCATCGACCGAGTGCACACCACTCCCCAATGGGTGCCTGTCTCGTGGCTCTACTGA
- the LOC117899770 gene encoding peripheral plasma membrane protein CASK isoform X8: MCQHHGLTSQSLMSGGSHISLLGSSGSSGMSGSGVGSSGQGIPQCSAAAADAAMMASGHCRSMSGLSSISMSAPPCPPPPALFNPCSSAMSLQQAAAAAASSRWGPRTSCPVHSPFRVRVPNGSICSGHQALLHSHDVVARDVYGEEALRVTPPPMVPYLNGDEMDNVEGGELQHVTRVRLVQFQKNTDEPMGITLKMTEDGRCIVARIMHGGMIHRQATLHVGDEIREINGQPVQHQSVGQLQRMLREARGSVTFKIVPSYRSAPPPCELFRIRPAPVLIFVRAQFDYNPLDDELIPCAQAGISFQVGDILQIISKDDHHWWQARLDTVGGSAGLIPSPELQEWRIACQTVDKTKQEQGEPGAGCSAHADGCDGSAVNCSIFGRKKKQCRDKYLAKHNAIFDNLDVVTYEEVVKVPVGDPNFQRKTLVLLGAHGVGRRHIKNTLISKYPDKYAYPIPHTTRPAKPEEESGRSYYFVSHDEMMADIAANEYLEYGIHPGTHEDAMYGTKLDTIRRIHTDGKMAILDVEPQALKILRTAEFTPYVVFIAAPSLQNIADYDGSLERLAKESEMLRQMYGHFFDMTIVNNDISDTISALETAIDRVHTTPQWVPVSWLY; the protein is encoded by the exons ATGTGTCAGCATCATGGGCTCACATCACAGTCGTTGATGTCCGGTGGCTCGCACATCTCGCTGctgggcagcagtggcagcagcggcatgagcggcagcggcgtcggcagcagcggccaggGGATACCCCAGTGctcggctgcggctgctgatgCCGCCATGATGGCGTCGGGCCACTGCCGCAGCATGAGCGGCCTCAGCTCCATCAGCATGTCGGCGCCGCCCTGCCCGCCGCCACCAGCCCTCTTCAATCCGTGCAGCTCGGCAATGTCcctgcagcaggcggcggcagcggcggcgtcgTCCCGCTGGGGACCGCGCACCTCCTGCCCCGTGCATAGTCCGTTCCGTGTGCGAGTGCCCAATGGCTCCATTTGCTCCGGACACCAG GCCCTGCTCCATAGCCACGATGTGGTGGCCCGAGATGTGTACGGTGAGGAGGCGCTGCGCGTTACCCCGCCACCGATGGTGCCCTACCTCAATGGCGATGAGATGGACAATGTGGAGGGCGGCGAGCTGCAGCATGTGACCCGGGTACGGTTGGTGCAGTTCCAAAAGAACACGGACGAGCCCATG GGTATTACGCTGAAGATGACCGAGGATGGGCGCTGCATTGTGGCAAGGATTATGCATGGGGGGATGATACATCGACAGGCAACGCTGCATGTGGGCGACGAGATACGGGAGATCAACGGCCAGCCGGTGCAGCATCAGTCGGTGGGCCAATTGCAACGAATGCTG CGCGAGGCACGCGGTTCTGTTACCTTCAAGATAGTTCCTTCGTACCGTAGCGCTCCGCCACCCTGCGAG CTTTTCAGGATCAGACCCGCTCCGGTGCTT ATTTTCGTGCGCGCACAATTTGATTATAATCCGCTGGATGATGAGCTTATACCCTGCGCCCAGGCGGGCATATCATTCCAAGTGGGCGACATACTGCAG ATCATTAGCAAGGACGATCATCACTGGTGGCAGGCGAGACTGGACACGGTTGGTGGCTCGGCGGGATTGATACCATCGCCGGAGCTGCAGGAGTGGCGCATTGCCTGCCAGACGGTCGACAAAaccaagcaggagcagg GAGAACCGGGTGCTGGATGTTCCGCTCACGCAGATGGGTGTGATGGATCGGCAG TAAACTGTTCGATATTCGGGCGCAAGAAGAAGCAGTGTCGGGACAAGTACTTGGCCAAGCATAATGCCATATTCGATAATCTAGATGTGGTCACATACGAAGAGGTTGTCAAGGTGCCAG TTGGTGATCCGAATTTTCAGCGCAAAACGTTGGTGCTATTGGGTGCCCATGGGGTGGGCAGGCGGCATATTAAAAACACTTTGATTTCCAAGTATCCCGATAAGTACGCCTATCCCATACCAC ATACAACGAGACCTGCTAAGCCCGAGGAGGAGAGTGGACGCAGCTATTACTTTGTCTCGCACGACGAAATGATGGCGGACATCGCCGCAAATGAGTACTTGGAATATG GAATCCACCCAGGCACGCACGAGGATGCGATGTATGGCACCAAGCTGGACACTATCCGacgcatacacacagacgGCAAGATGGCCATATTGGATGTGGAGCCGCAGGCCCTGAAGATACTACGCACAGCCGAATTCACGCCCTATGTGGTCTTCATAGCGGCTCCCTCGCTGCAGAATATCGCCGAT TACGATGGGAGCCTGGAGCGTCTGGCAAAGGAATCGGAAATGCTGCGTCAAATGTATGGCCATTTCTTTGATATGACGATTGTGAACAACGACATTAGCGATACGATTTCCGCGCTGGAAACGGCCATCGACCGAGTGCACACCACTCCCCAATGGGTGCCTGTCTCGTGGCTCTACTGA
- the LOC117899770 gene encoding peripheral plasma membrane protein CASK isoform X9 has protein sequence MCQHHGLTSQSLMSGGSHISLLGSSGSSGMSGSGVGSSGQGIPQCSAAAADAAMMASGHCRSMSGLSSISMSAPPCPPPPALFNPCSSAMSLQQAAAAAASSRWGPRTSCPVHSPFRVRVPNGSICSGHQALLHSHDVVARDVYGEEALRVTPPPMVPYLNGDEMDNVEGGELQHVTRVRLVQFQKNTDEPMGITLKMTEDGRCIVARIMHGGMIHRQATLHVGDEIREINGQPVQHQSVGQLQRMLREARGSVTFKIVPSYRSAPPPCELFRIRPAPVLIFVRAQFDYNPLDDELIPCAQAGISFQVGDILQIISKDDHHWWQARLDTVGGSAGLIPSPELQEWRIACQTVDKTKQEQGEPGAGCSAHADGCDGSAVNCSIFGRKKKQCRDKYLAKHNAIFDNLDVVTYEEVVKVPVGDPNFQRKTLVLLGAHGVGRRHIKNTLISKYPDKYAYPIPHTTRPAKPEEESGRSYYFVSHDEMMADIAANEYLEYGTHEDAMYGTKLDTIRRIHTDGKMAILDVEPQALKILRTAEFTPYVVFIAAPSLQNIADYDGSLERLAKESEMLRQMYGHFFDMTIVNNDISDTISALETAIDRVHTTPQWVPVSWLY, from the exons ATGTGTCAGCATCATGGGCTCACATCACAGTCGTTGATGTCCGGTGGCTCGCACATCTCGCTGctgggcagcagtggcagcagcggcatgagcggcagcggcgtcggcagcagcggccaggGGATACCCCAGTGctcggctgcggctgctgatgCCGCCATGATGGCGTCGGGCCACTGCCGCAGCATGAGCGGCCTCAGCTCCATCAGCATGTCGGCGCCGCCCTGCCCGCCGCCACCAGCCCTCTTCAATCCGTGCAGCTCGGCAATGTCcctgcagcaggcggcggcagcggcggcgtcgTCCCGCTGGGGACCGCGCACCTCCTGCCCCGTGCATAGTCCGTTCCGTGTGCGAGTGCCCAATGGCTCCATTTGCTCCGGACACCAG GCCCTGCTCCATAGCCACGATGTGGTGGCCCGAGATGTGTACGGTGAGGAGGCGCTGCGCGTTACCCCGCCACCGATGGTGCCCTACCTCAATGGCGATGAGATGGACAATGTGGAGGGCGGCGAGCTGCAGCATGTGACCCGGGTACGGTTGGTGCAGTTCCAAAAGAACACGGACGAGCCCATG GGTATTACGCTGAAGATGACCGAGGATGGGCGCTGCATTGTGGCAAGGATTATGCATGGGGGGATGATACATCGACAGGCAACGCTGCATGTGGGCGACGAGATACGGGAGATCAACGGCCAGCCGGTGCAGCATCAGTCGGTGGGCCAATTGCAACGAATGCTG CGCGAGGCACGCGGTTCTGTTACCTTCAAGATAGTTCCTTCGTACCGTAGCGCTCCGCCACCCTGCGAG CTTTTCAGGATCAGACCCGCTCCGGTGCTT ATTTTCGTGCGCGCACAATTTGATTATAATCCGCTGGATGATGAGCTTATACCCTGCGCCCAGGCGGGCATATCATTCCAAGTGGGCGACATACTGCAG ATCATTAGCAAGGACGATCATCACTGGTGGCAGGCGAGACTGGACACGGTTGGTGGCTCGGCGGGATTGATACCATCGCCGGAGCTGCAGGAGTGGCGCATTGCCTGCCAGACGGTCGACAAAaccaagcaggagcagg GAGAACCGGGTGCTGGATGTTCCGCTCACGCAGATGGGTGTGATGGATCGGCAG TAAACTGTTCGATATTCGGGCGCAAGAAGAAGCAGTGTCGGGACAAGTACTTGGCCAAGCATAATGCCATATTCGATAATCTAGATGTGGTCACATACGAAGAGGTTGTCAAGGTGCCAG TTGGTGATCCGAATTTTCAGCGCAAAACGTTGGTGCTATTGGGTGCCCATGGGGTGGGCAGGCGGCATATTAAAAACACTTTGATTTCCAAGTATCCCGATAAGTACGCCTATCCCATACCAC ATACAACGAGACCTGCTAAGCCCGAGGAGGAGAGTGGACGCAGCTATTACTTTGTCTCGCACGACGAAATGATGGCGGACATCGCCGCAAATGAGTACTTGGAATATG GCACGCACGAGGATGCGATGTATGGCACCAAGCTGGACACTATCCGacgcatacacacagacgGCAAGATGGCCATATTGGATGTGGAGCCGCAGGCCCTGAAGATACTACGCACAGCCGAATTCACGCCCTATGTGGTCTTCATAGCGGCTCCCTCGCTGCAGAATATCGCCGAT TACGATGGGAGCCTGGAGCGTCTGGCAAAGGAATCGGAAATGCTGCGTCAAATGTATGGCCATTTCTTTGATATGACGATTGTGAACAACGACATTAGCGATACGATTTCCGCGCTGGAAACGGCCATCGACCGAGTGCACACCACTCCCCAATGGGTGCCTGTCTCGTGGCTCTACTGA
- the LOC117899770 gene encoding peripheral plasma membrane protein CASK isoform X10: MCQHHGLTSQSLMSGGSHISLLGSSGSSGMSGSGVGSSGQGIPQCSAAAADAAMMASGHCRSMSGLSSISMSAPPCPPPPALFNPCSSAMSLQQAAAAAASSRWGPRTSCPVHSPFRVRVPNGSICSGHQALLHSHDVVARDVYGEEALRVTPPPMVPYLNGDEMDNVEGGELQHVTRVRLVQFQKNTDEPMGITLKMTEDGRCIVARIMHGGMIHRQATLHVGDEIREINGQPVQHQSVGQLQRMLREARGSVTFKIVPSYRSAPPPCELFRIRPAPVLIFVRAQFDYNPLDDELIPCAQAGISFQVGDILQIISKDDHHWWQARLDTVGGSAGLIPSPELQEWRIACQTVDKTKQEQVNCSIFGRKKKQCRDKYLAKHNAIFDNLDVVTYEEVVKVPVGDPNFQRKTLVLLGAHGVGRRHIKNTLISKYPDKYAYPIPHTTRPAKPEEESGRSYYFVSHDEMMADIAANEYLEYGTHEDAMYGTKLDTIRRIHTDGKMAILDVEPQALKILRTAEFTPYVVFIAAPSLQNIADYDGSLERLAKESEMLRQMYGHFFDMTIVNNDISDTISALETAIDRVHTTPQWVPVSWLY; encoded by the exons ATGTGTCAGCATCATGGGCTCACATCACAGTCGTTGATGTCCGGTGGCTCGCACATCTCGCTGctgggcagcagtggcagcagcggcatgagcggcagcggcgtcggcagcagcggccaggGGATACCCCAGTGctcggctgcggctgctgatgCCGCCATGATGGCGTCGGGCCACTGCCGCAGCATGAGCGGCCTCAGCTCCATCAGCATGTCGGCGCCGCCCTGCCCGCCGCCACCAGCCCTCTTCAATCCGTGCAGCTCGGCAATGTCcctgcagcaggcggcggcagcggcggcgtcgTCCCGCTGGGGACCGCGCACCTCCTGCCCCGTGCATAGTCCGTTCCGTGTGCGAGTGCCCAATGGCTCCATTTGCTCCGGACACCAG GCCCTGCTCCATAGCCACGATGTGGTGGCCCGAGATGTGTACGGTGAGGAGGCGCTGCGCGTTACCCCGCCACCGATGGTGCCCTACCTCAATGGCGATGAGATGGACAATGTGGAGGGCGGCGAGCTGCAGCATGTGACCCGGGTACGGTTGGTGCAGTTCCAAAAGAACACGGACGAGCCCATG GGTATTACGCTGAAGATGACCGAGGATGGGCGCTGCATTGTGGCAAGGATTATGCATGGGGGGATGATACATCGACAGGCAACGCTGCATGTGGGCGACGAGATACGGGAGATCAACGGCCAGCCGGTGCAGCATCAGTCGGTGGGCCAATTGCAACGAATGCTG CGCGAGGCACGCGGTTCTGTTACCTTCAAGATAGTTCCTTCGTACCGTAGCGCTCCGCCACCCTGCGAG CTTTTCAGGATCAGACCCGCTCCGGTGCTT ATTTTCGTGCGCGCACAATTTGATTATAATCCGCTGGATGATGAGCTTATACCCTGCGCCCAGGCGGGCATATCATTCCAAGTGGGCGACATACTGCAG ATCATTAGCAAGGACGATCATCACTGGTGGCAGGCGAGACTGGACACGGTTGGTGGCTCGGCGGGATTGATACCATCGCCGGAGCTGCAGGAGTGGCGCATTGCCTGCCAGACGGTCGACAAAaccaagcaggagcagg TAAACTGTTCGATATTCGGGCGCAAGAAGAAGCAGTGTCGGGACAAGTACTTGGCCAAGCATAATGCCATATTCGATAATCTAGATGTGGTCACATACGAAGAGGTTGTCAAGGTGCCAG TTGGTGATCCGAATTTTCAGCGCAAAACGTTGGTGCTATTGGGTGCCCATGGGGTGGGCAGGCGGCATATTAAAAACACTTTGATTTCCAAGTATCCCGATAAGTACGCCTATCCCATACCAC ATACAACGAGACCTGCTAAGCCCGAGGAGGAGAGTGGACGCAGCTATTACTTTGTCTCGCACGACGAAATGATGGCGGACATCGCCGCAAATGAGTACTTGGAATATG GCACGCACGAGGATGCGATGTATGGCACCAAGCTGGACACTATCCGacgcatacacacagacgGCAAGATGGCCATATTGGATGTGGAGCCGCAGGCCCTGAAGATACTACGCACAGCCGAATTCACGCCCTATGTGGTCTTCATAGCGGCTCCCTCGCTGCAGAATATCGCCGAT TACGATGGGAGCCTGGAGCGTCTGGCAAAGGAATCGGAAATGCTGCGTCAAATGTATGGCCATTTCTTTGATATGACGATTGTGAACAACGACATTAGCGATACGATTTCCGCGCTGGAAACGGCCATCGACCGAGTGCACACCACTCCCCAATGGGTGCCTGTCTCGTGGCTCTACTGA